A stretch of DNA from Opitutales bacterium:
TTGAACTGAGAGTTTCAGTCGCTGGTTTCTGTTTCTTTCCTTTCTGTTGATTGATTGGTTTATGTTTCGGGTTCCAAAGACATCCCAACTCAACGAGCTTTGGATGACGCCATGGGACCAGAAATGCGAAAAATTGACTTTGAGCTCAGATTAGAAACGTAGAGTGATGGCGTCAGCCGTTGCTTGACTCGAGCTTTGATCCGCACGAAGGCAATCGCTCTCGCGATCACCCTACTAAACATTAGTATGCCCCGCACTTCTGGTCACAACCAATTCTAATGTGATCTTCCGGGTATAATCACAAAACACTTCGCCTCTCCGATGTAAGACTGAATTTTCGTCCAAAGGCAATTCACCATTGCCATGCGAGGTTCCCTAAAAATCCTTATCGTTTTCGAGGATCTGAAGGAATCGCTGCATGAAGTATATATTCGTAACCGGGGGCGTCGTGAGCTCCCTGGGCAAAGGCCTAACATCTGCCGCTCTCGGAGCGCTTCTAGAGACACGGGGCCTCAGCGTGCGGCTCCAAAAATTTGATCCCTACCTGAATGTAGATCCGGGGACAATGAGCCCATTCCAACATGGCGAGGTCTATGTGCTGGATGACGGTGCAGAAACTGATCTCGACCTGGGACACTACGAACGGTTCACCCATTGCAAATTGTCACGCCTCAACTCGGTCTCTTCTGGCCAGATTTATGAGTCAGTTATCCAAAAGGAGCGCAAAGGTGATTACTTGGGGGCCACCGTCCAGGTTATTCCCCATGTGACAGACGAGATCAAAAATCGCATCACTGCTGGAGGTGATGGCGTAGATGTCGTTATCACGGAAATCGGTGGCACCATTGGCGATATCGAGGGCCTCCCCTTTCTAGAAGCAATGCGTCAATTTGCCCTAGAACGGGGACGTGATAATGTGCTGTTTCTTCACGTCACCCTGTTGCCCTACGTAAAGGCCGCCGGAGAACTCAAAACAAAGCCGAGCCAACAGAGCGTAGCAAAACTGCGCGAAATCGGTATCCAGCCTGACATCCTTGTATGTCGTAGTGAGCATCCCATTACCGATGATATGCGGCGGAAGTTATCCCTATTTTGTAACGTTCCGACCAAGGCGGTTATCGAAGAACTCGATGTCCAGCATTCTATTTACGAAGTACCCATCGAACTTGGTAAGGAAAAACTAGACGACCTCGTGGTCGATCACCTTCGCCTGGATGCTCCTGCAAAGCCTTACACAGAATGGGAACAAGTCGTCGAACGCCTCATTCATCCCAAGCACAGCTGCCGCATCGGCGTCGTGGGAAAATACATCGAGCTCCAGGACTCTTATAAATCGGTCTACGAATCCCTGACCCACGCAGGTATCGCCAACAATGCCAGTATCGAGCTGGAGCAGATCGACTCCGAAACGCTCGAGGAAGATACTGCCATTTTGGATACACTCGATGGGATTTTGGTCCCGGGCGGATTTGGTAACCGAGGGACTGAAGGCAAGATCGCCGCGGCACGCTATGCTCGCGAAAATGCAGTGCCCTACTTTGGACTCTGCCTAGGACTCCAAATCGCGACGGTCGAGTTCGCCAGAAACGTCGCCGGGCTCAAGGACGCAAGCAGCACTGAGTTCAACCCACACACTCCACACCCGGTCATCCACATCATGGAAGATCAGAAGGACGTGGAGGATAAAGGAGCCTCGATGCGTCTGGGCGCATGTCCTTGTAAGATTGAAGAAGAAAGCCACGCCTACGGCGCTTATTTTCGAGACTACGACAATGTCC
This window harbors:
- a CDS encoding CTP synthase; this translates as MKYIFVTGGVVSSLGKGLTSAALGALLETRGLSVRLQKFDPYLNVDPGTMSPFQHGEVYVLDDGAETDLDLGHYERFTHCKLSRLNSVSSGQIYESVIQKERKGDYLGATVQVIPHVTDEIKNRITAGGDGVDVVITEIGGTIGDIEGLPFLEAMRQFALERGRDNVLFLHVTLLPYVKAAGELKTKPSQQSVAKLREIGIQPDILVCRSEHPITDDMRRKLSLFCNVPTKAVIEELDVQHSIYEVPIELGKEKLDDLVVDHLRLDAPAKPYTEWEQVVERLIHPKHSCRIGVVGKYIELQDSYKSVYESLTHAGIANNASIELEQIDSETLEEDTAILDTLDGILVPGGFGNRGTEGKIAAARYARENAVPYFGLCLGLQIATVEFARNVAGLKDASSTEFNPHTPHPVIHIMEDQKDVEDKGASMRLGACPCKIEEESHAYGAYFRDYDNVPQSQIIYERHRHRFEFNNAYRDQLSSTGLKISGTNPERDLVEIVEVSGHPWFVGVQFHPEFQSKPNKAHPLFREFVRAALTNQQQA